The genomic region CAGGCAACCAAGGCGCTTGTGGCATCCTCGTAAGTCCACTCGTATAATGAAATTGCCTCGGTGGAATAATCATTACTGGGCTCACCATTCCGGAGGAAATCGGCCAGGACCGCATGTGCTACAAATTGTGGGCGGGGTTGAAGGCTGGGGGTGACCATCATGATCTCAGCTTCGGTTGCGCGCACGAAGCCCCACATATTGACCGAGCGAATGCGCGGGTGAAGTTTTGCGATTAGAGTTAGCCAGTTCCGCACGAGCGTCTTTGCTCCATCAATTTCGCCATAGCGTCGTGCTTCACCTTCGAAGGGGGATCGTTGTGTGGCCTGCTCTTCGGACCAGACTGATTTGTCGGTGTCGCCATGCTTGTCGAACTCTTTGAGTGCGTTTTGCATGACCTTTAGCATGCCGGAATACGCATTGATGATGGTTCCGTCGAACCTGCCGTTTGCGGGTGATTGGTAGAGGCGCTTGATGGTTTTGGCTTCGAGGTCAGTGGCTATATTCCCGGTTAATACCAGTTGGTCCGGATCGATGGATTTGATGCCGTCATACTGGCTCGCTAGAATCGTGTCATATTCCAGATCTCCCCATCCGTCACGGTAGAATGGGTTTGAATTCGCTTGTTCAATGCCCCAGTTCCCGTAAGCGATCGCCTTGCCTTTCAAGGCTTCAGCGATGGTGCGACCAGCTGTTTTGTAGGCTTCGGGATCGATCGGTTGGTGAACCCTTGGCATCAGCTGCACGACGCAATCCAAGCCGATGGAGCGATACCAATCGATTTCAGGTAAAACCTTGGCGATCCTTTGTTTCAAGTCTTCCTCCGTCGGCGCATAATACAGGCGAACCCAAGTGAGTCCGAATCCGCCGATTTGTAGCATTGTTTCGAGTTCTTGTTCGTAGGCATTGCCATTGCCGTGGATCGGGATGAGTAGTGTCGTGGCTAAGATCGGGACGGGAGTTTCGGGCTTCTCAAATTCAGGAATAAGACCAAAGCGCCCGTGTGTTTTGCCGATAACAACATCGCCATCCAAGAGTTCAGCTTGGGCGTAGTAGGCTCCAAATCTGCCGGGTGCCGGAATGTTGACATGGACTTCTGTCGTGCTGCTCCCTTCAACATGAATGCCGCGCTTCTCAATTGCCGGCCACTCCTTACCCCAAGGATCATAGATGGTTACACGCAGGCCGATCTCGCGTTGCTCACCCAGCAAATTATGGAGCGAGAATTTAGCATCAATATCCTTGCTCGGGTCCCGGTAGATATTTCCGGGTGCACTGTTCAGTAACTTGCCCCAAAGGTTTTCATACGCGACACTCTTGTTCGGGCTCGGGAGAAAGGGAGGTGCGATTTCTTTATGGGCCGAGACGAACCAATCCCGGTATTGATTGGTATTGCCAATGATTTGTGCTTCTTTCGCGTCGTTCGCCGCTTCAGGGGAGATTGGCCACACGGCAATGTTATCCGCATAGGTGCGCCCCCAACCGCCTTTGTCTGCGGCTAATTCCTGTCCAAATCGAACCCGGAAAAAGCGTGCCTGATCCGGTGCAGTATAGGGGAGGGTTGCGTAGTAGGACCATTTGCCGGCAGGGATCGTATTCATGCCCGTCCGAGGTGACGTATTCGGAGTCAAGGCCTTGCCGTTCTGGTCGTAAAAAATAATTTCAAGCGGACCGGTCCAAGCCCCTGTGGTCGCCTTGCCCGGACGTATCCATGCGCCACATATATAATCTGAGCCGGGCTTGCACTCGACCGGATCTGAGAGCCAATAGCCGTCGACCGGGTTACGCCCATACCATGAATTCCGAGGGGAAAGCGGTGGGTCGATTGAGACATTCAACAGAGCACCCTTACCTGTATAGGTAAGGTCCTGACTCCAGACTCCTTTGCCACGACCGATTGAAAACTCGGGTCGACCATTGGCATAGAGCTTCTCCAGTTCTTCTTCGGTCCAATCTTCCTTTGAACTCCCCACATAAGTCCAGTTCGCCGGCTTGCCATTTCCACCAAGTTCGATGTCCCCGTTGGGAAGGAGGTTTTCTGCGTATTGGATGCTCGGGTCAGGGCCGGGGTGTTGCAGCTCGATGATCACTTGTTCCTCGGCAGCGACTTCATTGATTGCGAGCGATAAGTCGTCGAACCAAGCCGTTCCCAGCGTATATAGCATGCCGGCAGTCAGTCTGGCGCTGACTGCCTCTCGTGGTGCCTGAGCCATTGGTGTTTTTACGGCCGTCCAGTCTTGATTCGACTCGACCGCAGCAGACCTGATTGAGTTGCCTAATGGTTGATTATGACGATCCAAAAATTGAATTTCGAGGGCGCCCCCGGGAAGAAATCCATTTGCGTTTATCGTGCCGGTTTTTATGTATCCACTGAAGCTGTATTCGCGGTCTGCGCGCACGGGTATTACAATACTCCAGCCAGTAAAGGGGCCGTCTGGTGCGTCACTCACTTTGACTGAGTTTGAGCCCGAGCGAGCTACGTTCATATCGATTGAGGTCCGAGCAGAACCGTAAGGCTGCCAGTGCTCCGGTTGGTTCTTTCCGGTCAAATTCTCAAAGCTGCTGTTGGATAGACTCGGGTCCAACGGGCGTATGCTGACTTTACGGACCCAGGCAGTCGCCGGCGCATCCGCAATTTTGTTGGTGAGGGCAATCCGGGCAACGCCCTGATCCACACCTTCAGGCACTTGAAAGTTGTATTTGAAAGTGGCGAGCCGGTTTGCGGTGATCCAGCTTTGAGAGTTGTTGCTTGTTTGTATCCGCTGGGCCTTTAGAAACTTTCCATTGTTGGACATGAACAAATCCAGCACGAGCGATGCATACTTGCTTCGATCAACCGATTGTGCGTGCAGGCCTTTTGCCTGATATTCGATCGACATTTCGTAGTCGTAACCCGGCAACAGCGGGAAGGGGGCGGACACTGCGAGGCCATAAGCCTGACCGCTTGAGTCGGACTCAAGCTTAAGGGCCGGTTGTTCCTCGATTTTCTCCAGACTAATACTGACGCCTTGGGGGGCCAGTTGTCCGGATTCTTCTGAGATTTCATTTCCCGATTTTATGTTGCCGATTTGCCACGACGATAAGCAGCCTCCACGCATCTCTGTGAAATCAGCATTCGGGACCAAATCCGAAAAGACCTTCGGAGTGGTGCCAATGCAGGCTGCTGAAAGCAGAAGATAGATGGATAGGGGATGCTTCATGTGGGTTTCGTCAACAACGATGATCTCGACCTGTATTATACGGATCTATCAAGGTTTGAGGGGAAAATTAATGCGGTTATTCTTTTGACAATTGAGAGTAAAAGACAGTAAACAATTCGCTTTCAAGTTATTTTTCCACTTTCTGAGGGGCCGCCACTCGCGGCTTTGAACAGTTCACGAATGTCAAAGTCATTATCCCAGTCATATCAAAATCCTTTATTCGGGGAGATTGCATTCCGAAGTCAGTCTTACCTGAAAGCAGCTGCCCGTGTGGCTGAATTGTGGTTTAGCGAATCCGGAGAGTGGCAAATGTCCTCGACGCCTCTACTGACCAGAGAACGTTTCTGGATATGCTTCGCGTTGTTTAGCGAAGGGAACCGAGAACTTGCGAATGCTGTGATTCGGTCGAGTAAGCTTGTGCGTGATGAGTATGACTTCCGGTCGACCTATAATATTTTCAACACCAATATTGCTACGGTCTTACTCCGATCTCATCGCGAATCGATGGATCCGGATGTCATCAGTCTTTTGGAAGAGCTCGTCTGTGATGGCTTTGCAACCTGGGCGGGTAACCGTGCCCCGGATTACCAATTTCATGGCTTCAATGACAACATGCCGGCAAAGGCTCTTCTTGGCTTAATTCTAGGGGGTGAAATGTTGGGGAATTCAGCGGCGGTGGAGCACGGGCTGTGGAGCTTGCGCCAGATGGCGGCTCAACTGTCACGAAGAGGGGTAAATAGCGAATTTAACTCACCGACCTACACCCCGCTGACGTTGCATGCCTTTGCTGAGGTGGCCGAGCATGCAGAGAATGAAGAAGCACGTGAATTGGCTGCCGCCGTGGAAACTCGTTTGTGGTGGGATCTTGCGGCACGTTTTCATCCGGAGACTGGTATGCTGGCCGGACCTTACTCGCGGGCATATACTGTGGACGTGCTGGGGCAGGTAACGGGTATGTCTTCTCTCTTGTGGTTCGTGCTCGGAGATTTATCACGAATGTCGCCAATGAAGTTTTTCGAGCCAGATAGTAAACTGGTGATCCACCATTGCGGCAATCTACCCTTCAATATTTCGCAGATGTGCTGGTTTGCTGCGGGGGAGTATCATTTGAGTGAGACCTGTGAGGAGTTGTTTCGCCGTAAGAACTATCCATTTCATGCTGTGGCGACCGCGGAGGTGGGTGCATCGACTGTGAGTATGTCGACGGCGGTGCGGGTGGAAACTTATCTCAATGCCGATTTCTCGGTCGGGTCATCAAGTGTCCCCTTCTTGAATGGAGTTCAGTCGTCACCGTATTTTGTGACTTACCGGCGGAATGAGCATCTCTGCGATGTATCCGATGTGGGCACTGTTTTCAGCAAGATGCTGCTGAACGACGCGGTTCCCGGCGAGATACTACTTGAAAGTGAGGACGGCGATAACCGCGGAGAACAGTCGAACTTGGCATCCTGTGCAAATACGCAAACGCTACAGTCTGAGGATACCGTGATCGTCTTGACCCGTCCGCATGCGGCCTCTGCCAATCCTGAAGATCGTTCGGAGATAACTCGTATTCGTGAGTTGGTTCTTTTCCCCTCGAGCTTTTCTGGAGCAGATGAAATACAGGTTGGAGCGCATGGAGTTCGAGAGCATTGGTCCGGTGAGGTTTCGAGAGGGCAGTGGATCGGTTGCCGCCGCGGGCGTTTACTGATTGCGATCCGCCCGTTGGTTTATACGAGAACGCTCGGAACGCCCCGGATTTCTTTGGAGGAGGAGAACGGCTACCAGTATATCTGCACTAGTTTCTACGATGACGTCTCGCGGGAATTCCGTGAATCTGATCTGGCTGACATTTATGGTGGTTTCATCGCAGAGCATGCGAGTGTCGACCAATACAACTCTCTGGAAGCCTTTGTCCAAGACCTTGAGCGTTCCGTGATTGAGGATTACTTTTGGACGACTCGAAGAGTGCGTTATACTCGCCCTTTGAGCGATATGAAGCCGGAATTGGAAATGGAAATCTCATGGACGCCTGGAGCGCCGATGCCGCGTTTCGCAGAGATCAACCGTCAATTAGTGGATTGGTCGCAGTGGAAAGCCAGTGCGCCTGCACCATCGGTAGAAGAGCTTCCTTTGCTCGGGAAAACACGTGGTCGTGTCCCCACCTATTTCCCCTGGGAGCATCTGAAGTGTGTGCAGGCCGATTGGCCTTGGGCGATTGGCGATACGGGAAGGTAATTCATGAGCAAATCGATGGTTGAAGTGCGGGATCCAGTTGGAACACTTCCGGAACCCACATTTTCCAATGTCTCATATGGGGACACGGAACGTCAGGTGATGGATGTGTGGTTGGCGAAATCAGACCGTCCGACGCCTGTGGTGGTTTATTTTCACGGTGGCGGTTGGCTGACCGGTGACAAAAGCAAGGTTGCTTTGTCGGGCGAGGTCCAAGACCTTCTGGATGCGGGTATCTCATTTGTCTCCGCGAATTATCGCTTTATCCAACAGAGTATCCGAACGGGGGATACATTTGTGGAGCCGGTTGTGGATGCGGAGCGCGTTGCCCGGGAAGCGCCGCCGGTGAGTGTGCCGATCGGGGATGCGGCACGTGTGGTTCAATTTGTGCGGAGTCAGGCTGAAAGTTGGAATTTGGATAAAGCGCGTTTAGCGGTTTCCGGCAATTCCGCCGGAGCCTGTTCCTCTCTCTGGTTGGCTTTTCACTCGGACTTGGAGGATCCGCTTGCTTCGGACGCGATTGCACGGGAGTCAACACGACCTTGCTGCGTTGCAGCGATGTGTGTGCAGACAACTCTGGACCCGAGGCAGATGCGGAAATTTATCCCGAACATCGTATATGGCGGCCATGCCTTTGGTTTTACCTGGGACCCAGAGAATCATGGATATGAATTTGAGCGCTTCAGTGCTTCACGTGATATCGTGCTCCCCTGGGTTGAGGCTTACTCTCCATATGCCTTGCTGGATGAATCGGCACCTCCCGTTTACATGGAATACACCGGTGGGGCCCCGAATTGTGCATCGGATGAAAAAGACCCGAACCACTCCGCTAATTTTGGAGTGCTCATTCAACCTCGCTTGGATGAACTCGGGATCGAATACGAATTTGTCTATCCGGGAATCGAGCAACGGAAATACGCGAATGCGGTCGATTACTTAATCGATCGTTTGTCCTAAGGCCAAGTTATCATCTTCATCATGCAGATGAAGAGCGGGTTCCATCGGCATCGAGACAGTCCGGCTGGAATGGGAAAACCGATGGGCGATAGCGCCGTTCGCCCCCGTAGTAGTCTTTCGTCCGGCTTGTGGATCGCCATGAACGGTTGGCCCAGTCTGCACTGCGAAACGGATCCCGGATGCGGTCCATTTCGGCAAGCAATTGATCGTGCAACTCGTCACGCTTTTGTTGATGTTGATCGGCCTCAATTAGGTTGAGGGTTTCGCTCTTGGATTCTTCGCGCAGATAGAATTCATCGGTATCCACTAAATTGATCACCAATTTCTCATTTTGAGTGATCAAGCAACGCACCGGGTAAAATCCACCCCAGCCATCATGATTCAGGGCGAAGCGTGTGTGGCTCAACATGAGGCTCTCTCGACCCTTTGTTTGAGGCTGGTGTAACTGTTTGAGAAAGCTTTGCCCCTGAAGCATCCCCGGAATTGGCTGTTGGCTCAATTCCAAGAGTGTCGGAATCAGATCCAGATGGCTGACGAGCTGATTGCAGTGTGTTCCTGTCGCGCCTCCGGGCATACGCACGATAAAGGGGATGCGCGCGACCTCTTCATACATCATCGGCCCTTTTTGGCGGAGGCCGTGGCTGCGTTGCATATCGCCATGATCCGAGGTGTAGATGACGATGGTATCGTCGGCATGATCCTGGTCGATGGCATCTAGTATGCGTCCAATTTCCCGGTCCACATATTGATTGCAGGCGTAGTGGCGACGCAGGCTTTCTCGGTGTTCGGATTCTGAAAGCTGTGGCACCTGTTTGCCGTGTGTTTGTTGGAGCTCGGGTTTGCCATCGAGCGAAGCCTGAAAGTTCTCTGGAACCGGGATTTGCTGACTGTCGTATGTTTCCCATTCGCCGGGCGGACAAACGTAGGGCCCATGTGGTTCATCGAAAGATGCGACAAAAAGAAAGGGCTGCGAACTATCGATCTGTTGCTTGAGGAAATCGATTGCGCGGTCAGCGACTTGCTTGCCCCAGACATCGTTCTTCGTGAAGCCGCCGGCGCGGAGTTCGTCGGACGTTTTCGCTTTGAGATAAGTGTGGAATTTATCAGGACCTAGAAAGTCCGCGTAGTTCTTGCCGTCGAACCACCAGTCTTGCGGAAATCCGCCGCCGGCGATGCCATCGCCGAAATAGGCCGTGCCATCGAGATGCCATTTTCCGCTATAACCACAACGATATCCAGCTTCGGAAAAGATCGTGCCCATGAGCGGGAAGTTGAGGCCGGGTGCCATGCTGTTGGCCCATGCTCCGTTGATTGGAGGATGAATGCCTGAGAAGAGGGCGGAGCGTGCCGGCGTGCAAAGTGGACAGGTGGTATAGGCGCGGTCGAAGCGAATGCCTTCGGATGCCAGTCGGTCAATGTGCGGTGTGCCGACCTTCGGATTGCCGGAATAGCAGCCCACCATGTGGGTGGGCTGCGTATCGGTCATAATGAGGACGATATTCATCCTATGTTACATTAAGTGTAGTGCAGCTGCGCAGTTGCGGTGCAGTCAGTATCGGCGATGAGTCGAACCCAGTGTGCACTAAAGCCTTCCGGGAAAACGTGTGGTTGGTAGCTGTTTGCCGGGACCTCAATCGTGGTATAGCTTTCAAACTCACCACAGCCGAGGAAGTCGACTTCGACGGTGAAGGTCACAGTTTTCTCGGATTCATTCTTCAAGTGGAGCGACTTTTTGTCGAAGCCTGTCATGAGATACGGGTCCGACGGCTCTCCGCCCTTCACTGCATCCTTCCACCAGGGGCCACCCCAGCCCTTGGCTTTGCCGAGATTCCATAGGTCGTCGGTTTTGCCGAACCAGAGTCCGGATTGCGGTTCCGCGCACTGCAGGTTGCCACCGGCTTCATGGCTGGTGTTGTCGGCACCGACGATGAACATGCCGTTCCACGAACAGAAGTCACTATGCACCCAGAGGTGGGTTGAGATTGGTCGGATACCCCACACACGGTTGCCGTAGGCCCAGGGAGAAATTTCATACCACATGCCGTGGTGGTCCATCATGAGGCGTTCGTGTTCAGTTGAACGGATACGTGGCCATTCCGTTTGCCATTTGTGCTCGAAGCAGTGGGAGGCCTTGGGGAGGCGATAGGTGGTCCATTTTCCATCACCGCCAGTGAAAACCTTGAGGATGGCTGAGGCGCGATCCCAGCCGTTGGCAAAGATGGTGCCGCCGAAGTGGGCGATTCCATTGACACAGACGAAAGGCTTGCGCTCTAGAACGGTCCATTTCTCGCCGTCGTATTCCGCTAGGGTGCCTTCCTTGCGTTTCCCGAGGAAGTCGTCCTCGTTGTAGTCGTTATTGGTAATGACCAGACGACCCTGCGCTGTGTAGCAATCTTTGTAGTGGCAGGAGCCCTCACCTGGTGTTTCCAGTGTCTTGGTCAGGTCGAAGAGAAGCTTAGTCTCGAGCGTATGAACATTGAGCTCAAAGAGTTCGCCTTCCATTCCAAGCATGTAGACCAGATTCTTCGGATCCGTCAGGTGAGAGGCGGTGCCACAGAGGCGGATATCGATGAGCTCCTTCACTGTGCGGACATTATGGTCGGTGTCGACGATGTGTGGTCCGATGATCAGTTGATTGGAAGGATGGTGGACAAAGCGATTGGCATAGGTGCCGTCTACACCAGCCGGATGCTTGGTCATTTCATAATTCTCATCGATCACGCGAAGTCCCGTGCCAGTGCCGGTTTCTTTGCGGTGCGAAGAATAATTGACGATGTAGAGCTTGCGTTGCCAGGGCATCAAACAGCCGATGCCGATCTCGCTGCGGGGTGGCCCAAAGTCAGCAACTTGGGCAAAAGACGGGACGACACCGGAAACATTGGGGGGGAGTTTTGCATTCATGTGCTTGAGAATGCCGGCCTTATCTTCCTTGCCAATCTTGTCGAAATGTTCACATTAACATTTTAACGGATTTTATGGATCATTCTACACAACGTCGGCCGACCTTGATGGATGTCGCTCGATCTGCGGGCGTGAGTCATATGACTGTGTCACGTGTGGTTCGGGGCACGCATCACGTTCGTCCTGCAACCGTTCAGCGGGTTGAGCAGGCGATTCAAGAGCTTGGTTACAAGCCGGATCCCACCATGTCTGCTTTGGCTGCCTATCGGATGCAGGGTAAAAATACCAAGGGGGAAGCGAATTTGGCTTTTTTGGACCGAGACGAAAGTCCTTACAGTGCCTTGGTGTATCAAGGCCTAGTGGATGAGGCGAAACTGCACGGATACTCTGTGGAACGGCATGTCTTGATCGATGATGGCAAGGCGCAAAAACAGCTCGCCCGAGTTCTGGTGAGTCGTGGTGTGCGTGGTTTGCTCTTCGGCCCGTCGAATGTGGAGTGGAGTTATACAGGATGGGATTGGGATGAGTTTGCCATGGTTTCCTTGGGGGCGCTGACGCACAACCCGGTGATGCACTCCGTTTGCATTCATTACTTCGAAGCGGCTTATAACGCCTGCCGCATGGCATTGGACGCTGGCGCACAACGAGTAGGCTTTGCGGTGGAACCTCGTTTAGAGAAACGCACAGGCCACCAATGGTTAGGCGGCTATACGGCGGCTTTAGCGGCTCAAGGTCTACATATATATCTTGGGAGTTGGCCATTAGCTGGGCCTTTCAAGAAATGGTGTCGAAGCCATCAGTTGGATGCGATCCTGTGCGTGAATCCTCAATTGCTCGATGCCTGGCCGGGGGATCACTCATCTGTCTACTTATTGAACGATGGTGGAATGAAAGCGTCTCAGACGATGAATCGTTACTATCTCGATCCCCGGCAGATCGGGGTCGAAGGGGTGCGTTTCTTACATCACCTGCTTTTACGTCGCGAGTATGGTTTACCGAAAGAGTCAAAGGCTACGGTTCTAAACGGGACTTGGTATCGCTCCGCATCATGAATAGAGCTTGATCGAAAGCTCGGTTGCTTATGTCAACGGCTAAAGGTTTATAGTCTTACGATATTGGCTTTCGGGAGGGCAGTGTGCTACCTTCGATCCAGACGCCGTCGATCAGGACCCGGCGAGGACACGTGGGGAGGCCGAGTTGATTGTTAGTGATTCGTGAGACCACGAGTTCGCAGACAGTGCCGCCGACTTGCACATTGTTTTCGTCGATGCCTGTGAAGTCGGAATCCGGTGGACGGTTGAGACAGACGAGCCCAATATCATCGGGCGCAGAGAGATTCATTGCTTCCAGCCACTGTATTTCCTCGCCTAGGAGTGTGATGAGGGCGTCGGGTTTCCAACGCTGATACCAGTTTTGAAAGCGAGTGACCTCCGTGTCATGAATGGTTCCGGTGAAGACTGGGATTTGCCGTGACTTAGGCTGTCGGAAGTTGCAGGCGAGGTAGGCGGCGAGCCAGGAGTTGTCGTAGCCGTCACGGGCATGCAGCGAGTGCTGGGGCAGGCAGATGCCAATGCGTGTATAGCCTCGCTTGAGTAGTTCGTTGTAGGCGCGGGTGGTATTGCGTTGGTGATCACTGGATGCCCGATCAATGGGAAGTTGGCAGGAGACATCGCTGACCGTGGCAGCGGCGTAGCGGTCCCATGTCAATTGGGGCAGGGTGCTCGGATTTTCGCCAGAGTAGGCGAGGATCAGGCCGGTAATCCCACGAGAGTAAAGAATGCGGTCCAACTCTCGACTTTCACTTAGTTTGCTTGGTAGTGGAAAGATTTCTGTGCGGTAGCCGTATTCAAGTGCCTGTTCTTGATGTCCCAGATAGAGACGTTGAATCGTGGAATTTTTAGGAGATCGTTTGAGATTATTTCCTGCGAGTATGGCAATCGTGCTATGTGCTTCCGGTTTACGCCCTTGTCGGATTTGCTCCATCAAAGAGCTGACCTGTGGGTTGGGGCGGTAGCCTGACAACCGAGCGCCTTCCCAGACCCGCTCGCGCGTTTCTCGAGGGATCGATGGATGGTTTCGCAGCGCACGGGAAACCGTTGTTTGCGAGAGTCCCAGCTGGGCAGCCAATGCACGTTGGTTAGGCATGATTAGACGAAAATTTAGGAATCAAAGAAGCAAAATGTCAATGATTACGCATCGTGAGTCATAGAGTGATCGTCGACAGATGATCTGGATTTGGGCAAATTTTTATCCGTCACATTAAACTCCTGTTATCCACTTTTATAGTATGAACGATATGCTTAAGACATCTTTGCAAGAAACGAACAAGGACCCGATCGAGGCACTGATTCAGTCTATGAGCTTGCGCGAAAAAATCGGGCAGACGGTGCAACTCGGACTGAATTCGCGCTTTTACCAAGGAGAAGCATTGGAGGAGTATCTCGCGGAATACCCAGTGGGTAGCGTGTTCTGCGGTGGGGAAATCATTACCCATGCCGAGGGCAAGGCCGCGACCTTACGCGAACAGCTCGCGCGTGTGCAGCGTGCCAGTAAGTTCCCATTGTTGGTCGCGGGTGACCTGGAAGCTGGAGCAGGACAAGCGGTCGCCGATAAGACGCGCTTTCCCATGCTGATGTCGTTGGCTGCCTGTGATGACGAATCAATGGCGTATGAGTATGGTAAATACACGGCCTTGGAAGGGCGCGAAGCCGGATTTAACTGGACCTTTGCTCCGGTGGTGGATGTGCAAAAGAATTGGTTGAATCCGATCGTAACGAATCGTGGTATGGGAGATGATGCCGGGCGTGTTGCGAGGCTTGCGGGAGCTGTCATTCAAGGGATGCAGGATCACGGGCTGGCCGCGTGCGCCAAGCACTTTCCCGGTGATGGAGTCGATTTCCGGGATCAGCATTTGACGACATCGGTCAATTCACTGACTGAGTGCGAATGGTGGGCGCAGCATGGAGGCGTTTTTCAATCAGTCATTGATCGCGGTGTGCAGACGATCATGCCCGGGCACATTGCGCTGCCTTGGTGTGATCCGGTGCGTGCCAAGTCGGGGCGTCCGCGTCCGGCGACATTATCGGAACCGATTCTGACTCAGCTCCTGCGCGAGCGCATGGGCTTTGACGGTGTGCTGGTGACGGATGCCTTGATCATGGCTGGATTTGTCGCCTGGGCACCGCGTGAGGAGCGTCTGCTCGAAGCCTTCATTGCGGGCAATGATGTCATGCTCTGGCCTGAAAAGGATTATTATGGACTGATGGAGCGCGCGATCGACTCAGGCCGCGTGAGCATGGAGCGATTGGATGCCAGTGTGCGTCGGATTCTTAAACTGAAGCAGAAGCTTGGCCTGCTTGATTTGCCTGATGCTTCACAGCAGTTCGCACCGATTGTGGAAGATCCGATTGTTCGTGAAAAAGCCGTTGAATTATCGAGTCGTGTCGCGGATCAGAGTATCACCTTGGTGCGAAACCGTGAAAATTTGCTGCCGCTCGATGCCGGCAAGGTGAGAACGGTTCTTCTGCACAGCGCGATCCCGGAGCATGTGTACGACAAGCACATCGATGCATTGGCTGAAAAGCTGGAAGCGCGTGGGTTGGAGGTGACCCGCCACAAGAACGGGAACTGCCTCGACGTGAACAAAATGGAGCAGGCCGGTCAGACTTGGGATGTCTACCTCGTTGTCTATTCGCTGCAGATCCACCAGATGAAGAATGCAGTGCGCCCTGTAGGAGAACTCGGCGAGGTGCAATGGGCTCAACAATATGCCGAGACCATGAAGCCGATCACAATATCGCTCAACACCGCCTACCTGACTTTCGATAACCCCTATCTGGATACGCTGGTCAACGCCTATAATACGCATCCAACCACGATCGATGCGCTCGACCGCGCGCTCTTCGGGGAGATCCCCTTCAATGGGCAATCACCGGTTGAGCTGGACCCGATACCGGAGCGCACCGGATACTTGGGGTGACGCAGGCTTTTGATCAAAGACGAACCTGTTTGCACCAGTTCTGGCAAGCATTCATCAGAATGCCGACATCGACCGAATAGCAGAGGTAGTGGATCCCCATCGCTCTGTATTTTCGGGTGGTTTCGGCGGATTCGACAAAAGTGCCGACTGGAATGTTCTTCCTTGAGCATTTTTCGACCACTGATTTGAGTGCTTCCAGCACTTCCGGCGCTTCGGTTTTGCCGGTCATGCCTAAAGATTGTGACAGGTCGTAAACGCCGACGAAAATCATGTCCACACCTTGGACCTCAATGATTGTA from Coraliomargarita parva harbors:
- a CDS encoding LacI family DNA-binding transcriptional regulator, translating into MDHSTQRRPTLMDVARSAGVSHMTVSRVVRGTHHVRPATVQRVEQAIQELGYKPDPTMSALAAYRMQGKNTKGEANLAFLDRDESPYSALVYQGLVDEAKLHGYSVERHVLIDDGKAQKQLARVLVSRGVRGLLFGPSNVEWSYTGWDWDEFAMVSLGALTHNPVMHSVCIHYFEAAYNACRMALDAGAQRVGFAVEPRLEKRTGHQWLGGYTAALAAQGLHIYLGSWPLAGPFKKWCRSHQLDAILCVNPQLLDAWPGDHSSVYLLNDGGMKASQTMNRYYLDPRQIGVEGVRFLHHLLLRREYGLPKESKATVLNGTWYRSAS
- a CDS encoding LacI family DNA-binding transcriptional regulator, whose product is MPNQRALAAQLGLSQTTVSRALRNHPSIPRETRERVWEGARLSGYRPNPQVSSLMEQIRQGRKPEAHSTIAILAGNNLKRSPKNSTIQRLYLGHQEQALEYGYRTEIFPLPSKLSESRELDRILYSRGITGLILAYSGENPSTLPQLTWDRYAAATVSDVSCQLPIDRASSDHQRNTTRAYNELLKRGYTRIGICLPQHSLHARDGYDNSWLAAYLACNFRQPKSRQIPVFTGTIHDTEVTRFQNWYQRWKPDALITLLGEEIQWLEAMNLSAPDDIGLVCLNRPPDSDFTGIDENNVQVGGTVCELVVSRITNNQLGLPTCPRRVLIDGVWIEGSTLPSRKPIS
- a CDS encoding glycoside hydrolase family 3 protein, which encodes MLKTSLQETNKDPIEALIQSMSLREKIGQTVQLGLNSRFYQGEALEEYLAEYPVGSVFCGGEIITHAEGKAATLREQLARVQRASKFPLLVAGDLEAGAGQAVADKTRFPMLMSLAACDDESMAYEYGKYTALEGREAGFNWTFAPVVDVQKNWLNPIVTNRGMGDDAGRVARLAGAVIQGMQDHGLAACAKHFPGDGVDFRDQHLTTSVNSLTECEWWAQHGGVFQSVIDRGVQTIMPGHIALPWCDPVRAKSGRPRPATLSEPILTQLLRERMGFDGVLVTDALIMAGFVAWAPREERLLEAFIAGNDVMLWPEKDYYGLMERAIDSGRVSMERLDASVRRILKLKQKLGLLDLPDASQQFAPIVEDPIVREKAVELSSRVADQSITLVRNRENLLPLDAGKVRTVLLHSAIPEHVYDKHIDALAEKLEARGLEVTRHKNGNCLDVNKMEQAGQTWDVYLVVYSLQIHQMKNAVRPVGELGEVQWAQQYAETMKPITISLNTAYLTFDNPYLDTLVNAYNTHPTTIDALDRALFGEIPFNGQSPVELDPIPERTGYLG